In Miscanthus floridulus cultivar M001 chromosome 8, ASM1932011v1, whole genome shotgun sequence, the sequence TTTGACATGCCTGCCATTGCATGCTCGGACGAGTGTCCTCGCGTGCTGGCCAGCTTGAACTCAAACCTGCATATATTCAGACAAAGTAACACTTCATATTAACCTGTAGTTGTTCTAGTACAAACTAGAGATCTTGGCACGTGGAATAGAACAGAGCAACGAAGTGAAAGGCTAGATAGGTTATATGTTGTTAATGTAAAGGCATTAGTGTCTTCAGGTGTAGAAATCGAATTCGTTCTAGAAGAAGCAAAACTAGATGGCCCAACCTATCAAGTACGAACAACTGCTTGTTACGGAGCCACTCGATCAGCCACCTGCACAAACATGTTGGTTCGCGTTGTCAAAGGCTATAGCTGTCTTGCTGGTCTCGGCGTTGCGCCAGCGGCCAGCGTATGTACGCCGGTTGAGTGTAACACAAAGCTTCCCTGAATTTCTCACTGAATTTTAAAAAACACTCTAAAACTCGAATACCGGCTAACATAATAACCTTTTAACTTTCAAAACCCGACAGATTCGGAGGTATGTAGCCCCAACCCTGTCCTTGCGCCTCCGACGCGCGGTGGGAGCGTGGCGTGCATTCTTTTCTTCTCCCTCCTCCGCGTGCCTCTCGTGGTGAAAGCGCGCGGGCTGCTAGCCGCGGTGGTAGGACAGAGCACTCGGCCTAACCCTGTCCTTGCGCCTCCGACGCGCGGTGGGCGCGTGGCGTGCATTCTTTTCTTCTCCCTCCTCCTTTTTCCGCACGCCTCAAGTGAGATGTCGGGGAGCCCGGCACGCGCCGGGACACTTGTGAACGATCGTCGCTGTCCTCGCGGGCTGCCTGACGAGGTGGCGGAGGGACCAGGACGCCTGCCCCCACTCCGTCCTGCCGTCGATCGAGCGGCTGACCAGCTGGAGCTGTGCGGGACTGCGGGTTGCCGACTGCCGGGAGCAGCAACAGCGCGGCATGGCGCCCGGTGCCCGCGATCGCGTACGAGACCTCGCGCGCGCCCCGGCCGGCCGTACGAAACGGGACAGGACATGGCGCTGCAGCGTTCCAACTCCTTGCCTTTCGATTTGGGAAGGGATGGAATGCTCTAGGAAGTTTCTTAATAGGAAGATCACAACTCGGAGTCACGAACTCACGTGTGGACCTGTGAAGTCCTTGGAACAGGGGCCAGAAGTGTCCAGTAGGTCTGGACCGCAGAGAGAGTCCCAAACCAACTCTCAAGCGCCTAATGTGCTCGCTGTTCGGGAGCAGTGAAGCGTACTAGACTCTGCTGACCATACTGTGCCAGTTCAAAGTCTACCCGAGTAAACTCTCAATCACGCAGTGATGTCATATGCCCCACAACTACCAGACCAGACAGTCATACGTAGTCCAGACGCTAGCGACCGCGCGTGACGTGCCCGGCGGGCGACGACCATGGCATCTGATGGGGCAGAGTGCCGCAGTAGTATTATGGCGTGTTAGAATCTTTGATTGATCAGGACAGGAGTATCTACGCGTCCATGTATCGGTGTGGCCTTTAAATATGCGTGCGTAGTCCCGTAACCTAGAACCCCGACACTTCACACCACGCACAGACAAGTTGATTGGCTTAATCATGAGCTCGAGTAGAGTAATGGTTTGTGCCATGGCGTTCGCTCTGGCGTGCTTGGCGGCCATGCCACCGGCTGCATCCGCAGCGCCGGGTGGCGACGGTGGGATACTGTATATCCCGTCCGCTGCCTCCATAGCTAGTCACTGCCCCTCCAGCTGCGGGGGCGTCAACATCTCCTACCCCTTCGGCATAGGGGCCGGCTGCTTCCGACAAGGCTTCGAGCTTACCTGCAACCACACCACTCAACCTCCAAAGTTATTTCTGGGTAACAGCACAACTCAAGTTAATGACATTTATGGTACCAGAATTTTCGTTCCTGGTATGTTCTTCAACAGTAGCTCAGAAGAATCTGGTACGAACACCTACAATATATCTTGGGATGCCCCCGCTAAGGGCATTACTATCTACAGTTATAACAGTTTCTTCTTCCTTGGCTGCGATTTCGATGTTGACTTGTTTGACGCTGTGAGAAACCCCATCGGCACATGCATGAGTAGGTGCCACGGCGAGGTATTGCCGAATCAAGGGCCTTGCAATGGTTTCGGTTGTTGTTCCATCAGTCTACGAAGCGACATCTCAGGCTTTCAGGGAGCAATTGTTCGGGCTGGTAATATGGTAGCACAGTCAGATCCTCTGCACACCGACATCATGGCTTTCATGTCCTACGTTGGACATTATTATTACACGGATAATGCGACTGATCTTTTCTCAAGTTGGACAAATGCAAGCAAGATTTATGACGCTGCACTTGAGGTTACCATCATGGACCAACCAAGCTGCAAAAGCGCACAAATGAACAGTGCAAGTTATGCCTGTGCCACGGACAGCTATTGTAAAAATGAGTCATATGGAGGTTACAGATGCCACTGCTACAATGGTTATGACACCGACAATGCTTACCTTTCCGAAGGATGCATGCAAGGTGCTCCCTACTTGCttttatgaaaaaaaaaatgaaaatattaatatttcttCTGTCCTAACTCTATCAATCTACTATTATGAAGCAGATTACAACCCCAAGCCTAAAGAACACTGCCAGAGGTCATGTGGCAACATGCCCATTCCCTTCCCTTTCGGGCTcgaagaagattgtttcggaAACGAAAGGTTCCGACTTAATTGTACAGCCACAAATGAGACGATTTTTAGAATAGGAGTTACACAGTATCACGTGACTGGTCTGTCATTAGAAGACGGGACTCTAGCGGTTAGCAGCATGCTAAACAATGCAAGCTCAGGGAAAGAAGTAATAATATCTAAGACCACCAAAAGTGGGGAATATGACTTCGTCGGCCAGGTGGAAGACAAATTTGTTTTTtctatggaatttgacattgttATACAATGGGCAGTTACAAATTCATCATGTGAACAAGCTAAGCATAGGAATAGAAGTAAATATGCATGCCGCAGTGTAAACAGTGATTGCCAAAATGTGATCCACAGGAAAATATTTATGGGATATCGTTGCAAGTGTTCTTCTGGCTACACGGGAAATCCGTACATACAGGATGGCTGCACAGGTACATACCTTACCTCCTTCGGTATGTGTTACAACAGTACCATGGTTCACACCCGAAAAATGGAAAGAAAATTAACAAATTCACATACTCCAACAAAATTAATTGGTAGCTAAATTAGACTAGGCAGATTTAGACAGGAGATTCCTTTTCATCAGCTTGTTATGCAAGCATGCAACCACATATTATGATGATCATCATATATAATGAATAACGAGAATTGATTGTCTACAGATATTGATGAATGCTCACTGCCAAACTACTGCAAAGGTACATGTCAAAACATTCCTGGAAGCTATAGGTGCACATCAGCTAAACAACGGAATCTTCTTTTGGGTAAGCCATAGCAAACAAAACTCCCTTGAAATTATAATTTGTAAACGTTAACATGATTTCAtaacaacaacaaatgcatgtagGTATTTCCATTGGAACTTGTTGTGGCATTGGATCGATATTTATTGCATTGGGTATAATGGTAGTTGCCAATAAGTGGAAAAAAGGCATCCAAAGTAGACTCCGACGTGCATACTTCAAAAAAAATCAAGGTCTGTTATTGGAGCAATTGATCTCAGATGAAAGTGCTACAAGCAAAACAAAGATATTCTCATTGGAGGAACTAGAGGAGGCGACCAACAACTTTGATGCTACTCGTATTCTTGGTTGTGGAGGACATGGAATAGTTTATAAAGGTATTTTGTCCGACCAACGTGTGGTGGCCATAAAAAAGTCCAAAATAGTGGAGCAAACAGAGATAGACCAATTTATCAATGAAGTTGTCATTTTGTCCCAAATCATCCATCGTAATGTGGTGAAACTGTTTGGTTGCTGCCTAGAAGATGAAGTTCCCTTGCTTGTCTATGAGTTCATTTCAAATGGCACTCTGCATGAACTTCTTCACACGGATACTACCGTAAAATGCTTGCTTTCATGGGATGATCGCATAAGGATTGCAGTGGAAGCAGCAGGGGCTCTGGCTTATCTACACTCAGCAGCTACAATACCAATTTTTCATGGAGATGTAAAGTCTTCAAATATACTATTGGATGACAACTTCACCACAAAGGTTTCAGATTTTGGTGCTTCAAGATCTCTTTCACTTGATGAGACCCATGTGGTGACAATTGTTCAAGGAACATTCGGTTACTTGGATCCAGAGTATTATCATACCAGTCAATTAACGGAGAAGAGTGATGTATACAGTTTTGGAGTAATACTtgtggaacttctgacaagaaaGAAGCCAATTTTTATTAATAATTTAGGTGCAAAGCAAAGCTTGTCCCACTACTTCATTGAAGGACTTCACCTTGGGTCTCTTATGGAAATAATGGACCCACAAGTTGTGGAAGAGGCAGACCAGAGAGAAATTAGTGAAATTGCCTCACTTACACAGGCATGCTTAAGGGTCAAAGGAGGAGAGCGGCCAACTATGAAAGAAGTAGACATGAGGTTACAATTCTTAAGAACAAAGAGGCTGAGAAAAATACATCATTTACCCAAAAAAGATGGAGATATTGAGCCTTTGCTATGTGGAAAATCTAACAACTCACTTGAGCATATCGATCTTATTAATGCTGCACATATACCACCTCAAGAGACCTCGAGATGCTACAGTTTGGAGCAAGAATTTGTATCTTCATTTAAGCGACGCTAACTACATTAGGGTAAGATTATAGAGGGCTTGCTTATATACTTCTACATCTGAGATATCATATATTTAGAAGTTACATTCAGTTTCGTATCTTTGGATGAGATTGTATCACAGAGGTTCATTTTATGTGTAATATGCACAATGTATTGTTGACCAGATAGCTTGTATCCTTCTATATAATAGCTTGTATTCCTTCTATATATTTCTGTAGATGCATATAGGGTATAACATCAAGCCCCTGTATTAAACATAAGGTTCTATAAGAACATAGTTGTGGTTGGCGACAAGTCTATTGATAATTTGATATCAATTGCCAATGGCTCAATCAGTAGCTCCGGTAGGCATCAGACTAATACATGATTTAAACTGCAACATGTTGCTGCACTTTTTGTCATGACCAAGCTAGCACATGATTCCAGTAGGCATCAGACTAATGTGAATTGACACTCATGAGAACAGAAAGATATGGCAAACTCACTCTTCCCTTCAATGTCCTTTCATGACAGTATCATGACATTATCAATAGCATGGCCATCATATGTATTCAACAAAGAACTTCAAAGTTGCATTTGCAGATACCAAACTGTTCTGCATATGGAAAATCTGAATTAGCTTCTCGCATTCTAGACTTCTAAAACGTCCATAACAGTGTGAGCGCGTGTGGATCATCAGTACCTATCTTTTGAATGTTTGTACCAACTATCGAATGCATACATGAAGCAATACATTCCATTGAAAATGACCATGCGCAAGGGAGCCTACCAATTCAAGCAGACAACGGTAGCCAAGGCCACAGGGGAAAACACCTCAACCGTCTGCTCGTGCTGTTAgccatggaggagagagaggaggagatcCTGAGCCCGAGGGGAGCAGTGGAGCAGGCCCCGCTCAGCTTGTTCCGCTTGCTCTACTGACTTGGCGACTACCGAACCTGCGGTGACCTATCAACAGCAAAGTGCGGCGCTCGCCGCTCGGCGGTGTCGGCGGCGAGGAGTCGAGGACGAGTAGCATTGgcgacttggcgtaggaattgtTGGGCCTAAGGATTTTCTTCAGTGGGCCAGGGCGGTGCTTCCATAAATGTGGCCCAAGAACTGCCGTCAACAGCAGCATGGGTCAAGGACGATTTTTAACACGGCAAGCATCTAGCTGGCCAGCATGCTCACCACGCTTGGGCCTCATGTCACCACAGTCCTACTGTTGCTAAAAAAACAGACAATCCTACCTCCAATTCAGTGTTGGTGGTTCTTTGCCTTGATTTGCCAGCAGGTTTGTCCTTAAGAAAGTCACATGATCACCTAACATGATCCAAATTATGGCTCTGACCATACTGCGGTGCCTGCAAGCGTGACCCAGTAGTGATTGGCCATGGTCTAGTGTAAAGACCAtccatgccctgttcgcttggcggataagtcatggctgaaagttttgttggctaatttattgtaagagaaaaatactatttgttggctgaaaaagtacggcttataagccaaacgaacagggtacAAATGTTTAAAGCGCTACTTTGCAAATCCAAGGCTAAGCACAAGCACATTCCAGTTGTAAGAGGATATGAACTTTGTTCTAGATTCAGATTTCGGAGTCGTGAGTCATCATGGTAGGTGCCTGTAGAGAGATAAATGTAGAGAGATAGGGAAACACCTCACACCCTCTTAGGTGGTGACCTTTCATATATACTCGCTCCGTCCTCAAATATTGTGCATTCTGGCTATTTTCAGACAAAATAAGGGAGACTACAATAGACGCATGTACCCCTCACTTACCTTCCTAATAAATTAGAATCTAATTCTTTTTGACATGATTAAAGGGTGAACTCTTAGTCTCCTTATATGTCTATGGCAAGTATATGAATTACTTTCCTTATATAAAATAATCATGTATTTTATTTAAGTAAATACTATCTTCTTGTTCTCCGAAtgcactatatttgaggacaaatttcaaattCTACAATACACTATATTTTAGGATGTAGGGAGTATAGCCCAATGGGCTGGGGGTACAACATGTCCAAATATAATGTATACAGGACTAGACTATACATGTCTAATACCCATCCACAATTGCAGCGGGAGGATCTCGGATGCAAAGACTGTACCTAAAGTCAGTGAACAACTGTATAGGTAAGCCCTTGGTCATGATGTCCATGAACTAATGAGTCGATGGGACATGGAGCACCCGAACCTACCCCAAGGCAACCTGATCACGGACGAAGTGAATGTTGATCCTGATGTGCTTTGTGCGACGATGGTAGATAGGATTAGCGGTCATATAGACGGCGTTAACATTGTCACAGTATATGACGGTCGTAGAGGCAATGGGCGTGTGGAGCTCCTAGAGAAGCTGATGAAGCCAACAACACTCGGCAACAGCATGGGCAACCACGCGGTACTCAGCCTCAGCACTAGAGTGGGACACCATCGTCTGGCACTTGGAGAACCAAGAGACCAGGTTGTCGCCGAGGAAGACGCAGGTAGCCAGACATGGAGCACCTAGAGTCTAGATAGCCTACCCAATCCATATCAGAGTGTGTGGTGAGGGAGTCAATGAAACTGGCCCAAAGCTGAGATGGAGACCGGTGGACAGTGTACCCTTCACGTAGTGCATGATGCGCTTGATTAATGCGAGATGGGGCTCATGGGGATCGTGCATGAAGAGACACACCTGCTAGACCGCGTAGGCAAGCTCTGGACGAGTGAGTGTCAGGTACTATAGGGTGCTGGCGAGACTCCGGTACTGAGACGAAATCAGCAACCGGAGCTCCGTCGGTGGCGGAGAGCTTGGCACGAGTGTCAACTGGTGTGGAGGTAGAGTAACACTCGGGCATGCCCGCCCGCTGTAGAAGATCCACAACATACTGGTGCTGGGAGAGGAAGAGATCCTCTGGCGAGCGCATGACTGCGATGCTGGGAAAGTGGTGCAGGTCACCCAGGTCTGTCATGGTGAACTCAGAATGCAGACACGCCATGATGCACTGTAAGAGGTTAGGCGAGGATGCTGTAAggatgatgtcatcgacgtacAGGAGCAGGTAGGCTGTAGCGGCCCCCTCTTTGAGCACAAAGAGAGACATGTCGGAGACAGAGGCGATGAAGCCGAAGAGCCTAAGGTAGGCGGTGAACCGCTGGTACCCGGCTCGAGGAGCCTATTTCAGGCCATATAGAGAGCGTTGCAGAAGGACAAACATCATTAGGATGAGATGGGTCGACTGAAGCCAGGAGGCTGCTGGCAATACACGGTCTCCGCCAGATGACCATAGAGGAAAGCATTCTTCACGTCAAGCTGGTGGATCGGCCAGGATCGTGAAGCAGCAAGGCTATGGATGACGTAGATCATGGCTAGCTTGATGACGGGGCTGAAcatctgtagggtcgagatggcggactagagggggtgaatagtcctttctaaaattaatcgcgccgACTAATTGAAACAAATGAGGAattaaactatcggtctagccaagactacacccctctatctaagttctcaagcaccttataaagatcctaattaggcaacaaaggtgccaggctagctagagctcacctaatcagttctagagcaaggtcacacaaacctatgctgtAGTACTTTGGCAACTGGGAAAGCTCCTACACAacctagtaagcaaaagcacaaagccaccaagcccactagcaatgctcaataataaggctacacaagccaaattatagagcgcaaaatacttagctacacaaactaagtaatgtgactaacatagttactcaaaccaaattagtcatgcaagggagttacttctatgctacacaagcaagaagataactagcaagctacacaagctaactaattacaagagcaactacacaaccacaatgtatatgaaagtaaatacaagcttgtgtaaaggggatgcaaaccaacgggaggacaaggatgacatgatgatttttctcttgaggttcacgtgcttgccaacatgctagtccctgttgtgtcgaccgctcacttggtggttcagcggctaattggcatcacccgccaagcccacatgttgggcaccacaagaacctatccacaagtgagggtagGTTAATGATacgctctactagtgttgctctttgCAGCTCCCATGGGATGAGCATGGTACCCCTCACAATCTCTTCTCCAGAGCAtagcacaagcttcttgcatgcttcgacgaagaccaccaccaagccatctaggaggtggcaacttccaagagtaacaagcaccaccggcttgcaactcaatcacctagtgccactcaaagcaacctcacgatacaatcgcactagaatcgcactcacactcaatcagatgatcactatcaagcatatgtgagttagagggctcccaagcacacctacacaagccaccaaggcttaagggtgcttagCAACCAGTCCAAGGCCGAGATCCACATCTATTTATATctcccaagccaaatagagccatcAAAGCAAAGCTATTGgtttctgcgagggcaccggacacggTGGTGGCCCTCCCAATGGTTAAATTCCAACTGGCTAGAGAAACTAGCCATTGGTCACCggacagggtggcggtggcaccgctataggggtggtggtgaccacctaGGCTAGACCCGTGAAACCCTTGCCCTCAAGAAAAATAGGCGGTGCCCAGGCGGTGACCAGCCCCGAATCCCCCACTCTCTGCAGAAAAATGGTGGTGGCACCagatagggtggcggtgccccaggTGGTGCACCATCGCGCCTTAGGCGGTGCACACCACCACTGATGGTGCTAGCCCTAGCTTCAGCTCCTCTCAGCAaagtctaggtgggcaccgccctaggggtggcagggGCACCAGACAACCAGTAGCGGTGCCCATAGGGCACCACCCAAACTTCTCCCTCTTGGCCTCGACCAGCTGGTCACCGCCACTAGGGTGGTGGTGCACCGtacaggggtggtggtgcccctaGGGTAGCACCCTAAGCCTAgttttgcctccttttcttcacctttgcCAACACCTTTGTAAatatgctaacaccaccaagtgatcaccaccttatgcacatgtgttggcttttcacaaacatttttccaaaggattagcactcttttcaccacgccactcgatcctaacacgtatgcaaagttagatcactc encodes:
- the LOC136474452 gene encoding wall-associated receptor kinase-like 6, translating into MSSSRVMVCAMAFALACLAAMPPAASAAPGGDGGILYIPSAASIASHCPSSCGGVNISYPFGIGAGCFRQGFELTCNHTTQPPKLFLGNSTTQVNDIYGTRIFVPGMFFNSSSEESGTNTYNISWDAPAKGITIYSYNSFFFLGCDFDVDLFDAVRNPIGTCMSRCHGEVLPNQGPCNGFGCCSISLRSDISGFQGAIVRAGNMVAQSDPLHTDIMAFMSYVGHYYYTDNATDLFSSWTNASKIYDAALEVTIMDQPSCKSAQMNSASYACATDSYCKNESYGGYRCHCYNGYDTDNAYLSEGCMQDYNPKPKEHCQRSCGNMPIPFPFGLEEDCFGNERFRLNCTATNETIFRIGVTQYHVTGLSLEDGTLAVSSMLNNASSGKEVIISKTTKSGEYDFVGQVEDKFVFSMEFDIVIQWAVTNSSCEQAKHRNRSKYACRSVNSDCQNVIHRKIFMGYRCKCSSGYTGNPYIQDGCTDIDECSLPNYCKGTCQNIPGSYRCTSAKQRNLLLGISIGTCCGIGSIFIALGIMVVANKWKKGIQSRLRRAYFKKNQGLLLEQLISDESATSKTKIFSLEELEEATNNFDATRILGCGGHGIVYKGILSDQRVVAIKKSKIVEQTEIDQFINEVVILSQIIHRNVVKLFGCCLEDEVPLLVYEFISNGTLHELLHTDTTVKCLLSWDDRIRIAVEAAGALAYLHSAATIPIFHGDVKSSNILLDDNFTTKVSDFGASRSLSLDETHVVTIVQGTFGYLDPEYYHTSQLTEKSDVYSFGVILVELLTRKKPIFINNLGAKQSLSHYFIEGLHLGSLMEIMDPQVVEEADQREISEIASLTQACLRVKGGERPTMKEVDMRLQFLRTKRLRKIHHLPKKDGDIEPLLCGKSNNSLEHIDLINAAHIPPQETSRCYSLEQEFVSSFKRR